The proteins below come from a single Candidatus Chlamydia sanziniae genomic window:
- a CDS encoding FAD-dependent monooxygenase, whose amino-acid sequence MADILVIGANPTGLILANMLIQHGITTKVIDHRSTPEDANFLDIRKLPIILSCSSLELLHNGGLLGNFVKNNHKLFGARYHWKKRTLLFKFSQAGESPLPFSLSTTYQEFEKHLIHMFLEHGGVIDWATRPVTLVDNNIFIESTKISQNFEKRKIYHPHWIIASEADNNSDIKDLVKNQIKIRKAHREVVFINCDEGQSFEEDHIHLLPVTKHFLNFVFYNPQERTKQLCLPQGIHGLSPKLKHKLLYTYNLVIADEQYHIKTTHSSILPSEHGNLLFLGSLSHNLVLSYLNGINANIHAAFNLAWKLLPVLKKVASKYLVVTKEQENGNILPHISETTEKRAKKLPFSRLYAPALMYYFLKGCRKLNNASGEYYYPPHQALKYRFSDIIKISPQDKEILGPGPGMRAIDFHLNEGTFLLDPLKSSKHLLIFFKDRIDLQRALQEEYGEWVEVITIKDPRILKLYHANANSLFIIRPDRYIGYRTHTFKLHELISYLLRIFATEKID is encoded by the coding sequence ATGGCTGACATTTTAGTCATAGGCGCGAATCCCACGGGCCTTATCTTAGCAAATATGTTAATCCAACATGGTATTACAACAAAAGTTATTGACCATAGAAGTACTCCTGAAGACGCGAATTTTCTAGACATTAGGAAACTTCCTATAATCTTATCGTGCTCTTCATTAGAACTCCTTCATAATGGAGGGCTTCTTGGTAATTTTGTTAAAAACAACCACAAACTTTTTGGTGCACGCTACCATTGGAAAAAGCGAACTTTACTTTTTAAATTTAGCCAAGCAGGAGAATCTCCCTTACCCTTTTCTCTCTCCACAACATATCAGGAATTTGAAAAACACCTGATTCATATGTTTTTAGAACATGGAGGCGTTATAGACTGGGCAACACGACCTGTGACTCTTGTTGACAACAATATTTTTATTGAAAGTACAAAAATCTCTCAAAATTTTGAAAAACGCAAAATTTATCATCCGCATTGGATTATTGCGTCTGAGGCTGACAATAATTCTGATATTAAAGATCTTGTGAAAAACCAAATCAAGATAAGAAAAGCCCACAGAGAGGTGGTTTTCATAAACTGCGATGAAGGACAATCTTTCGAAGAAGATCATATCCATCTCCTCCCTGTTACCAAGCATTTTTTAAACTTCGTTTTCTATAACCCTCAAGAGAGGACAAAACAGCTCTGTCTACCTCAAGGAATCCATGGGTTATCCCCTAAACTCAAACACAAATTGCTTTATACCTACAATCTTGTTATTGCTGATGAGCAATATCATATTAAAACAACACACTCTTCTATACTACCTTCCGAACATGGCAATTTACTCTTTCTAGGAAGTCTCTCCCATAATTTAGTGCTCTCCTATCTCAACGGAATCAATGCGAATATTCATGCCGCTTTTAATCTTGCTTGGAAGCTACTTCCTGTCCTTAAAAAAGTAGCTTCAAAATACCTCGTTGTAACAAAAGAACAAGAAAATGGAAATATTCTTCCACATATTAGTGAAACTACCGAAAAGCGCGCGAAAAAATTGCCTTTCTCGCGTTTATATGCGCCTGCGCTAATGTATTACTTCTTAAAAGGATGCCGAAAACTCAATAATGCAAGTGGAGAGTACTACTACCCACCTCATCAAGCTTTAAAATATCGTTTCAGTGACATTATCAAAATATCTCCTCAGGACAAGGAAATCTTAGGTCCCGGTCCAGGCATGCGCGCTATAGACTTCCACCTCAATGAAGGTACTTTCCTTTTAGATCCTTTGAAAAGCTCAAAGCACCTTTTGATTTTCTTTAAAGATCGCATAGATCTTCAACGAGCCCTTCAAGAAGAATACGGTGAGTGGGTAGAAGTCATTACAATCAAGGATCCTCGAATTCTTAAACTTTATCATGCAAACGCAAATTCCCTATTTATCATTCGACCTGACCGCTACATTGGCTATAGAACCCATACATTCAAACTACACGAACTTATCTCTTATCTTCTTCGTATTTTCGCCACTGAAAAAATAGATTAG
- a CDS encoding alpha/beta hydrolase, whose translation MFLFILSQAIAKPVQVPGFPAIPEDLLQLNTTVQPNHEICQAITLPSAGYNLIGVLHFPKTPQPSQGFPVVVIFHGFRGSKLGGIEKTYRRLALQLAIHGIATLRIDMAGCGDSEGQTEDIAMATYLQNSVDILQAIHRYPELNPHRIGIAGFSFGCHLALNLTRLYMPKILTIKSLSLWAAIADGGILLKELYSNFSQTTDLVGTIGQEFGFTGLPLVICPGDIESFLKIQDHIVVNSLPLKPPILHQHGKNDFIVSLIHQALFENNSPGNITFITYENTGHSVGSSPHRDKIIQEIVRHFMNTL comes from the coding sequence TTGTTTCTGTTTATTTTGTCGCAAGCAATAGCTAAACCCGTACAGGTTCCTGGATTTCCAGCAATTCCTGAAGATTTGCTACAACTTAACACTACGGTGCAACCTAACCACGAAATCTGTCAGGCAATTACGCTGCCTAGCGCAGGTTATAACCTTATTGGAGTTTTACATTTTCCTAAGACTCCTCAACCTTCACAGGGCTTTCCCGTAGTGGTTATTTTCCACGGTTTTCGTGGTAGCAAGCTTGGCGGCATAGAAAAAACTTATCGAAGACTTGCTTTACAGCTTGCTATTCATGGAATTGCTACGCTACGTATAGATATGGCAGGATGTGGAGACAGTGAGGGTCAGACTGAAGATATCGCTATGGCAACTTATCTACAAAATAGCGTAGATATTCTTCAAGCCATTCATCGATACCCAGAATTAAATCCACATAGGATAGGCATTGCTGGTTTTTCTTTTGGCTGTCATCTGGCCTTAAATCTTACTCGCTTATACATGCCTAAAATTCTTACTATCAAATCTCTAAGTTTATGGGCAGCTATTGCAGATGGCGGTATCCTTCTAAAGGAACTCTATTCAAACTTCAGTCAAACTACAGACCTAGTCGGTACCATAGGGCAAGAATTCGGTTTCACTGGTCTTCCTTTAGTTATTTGTCCGGGAGACATTGAAAGTTTTTTAAAAATTCAAGATCACATCGTGGTGAACTCCCTGCCTCTAAAGCCCCCCATTCTTCATCAACATGGAAAAAACGATTTTATTGTTTCTCTAATACATCAAGCTCTTTTTGAAAATAACTCTCCAGGAAACATAACTTTTATCACCTATGAAAATACTGGCCACAGTGTTGGTTCTTCTCCTCATCGAGATAAAATTATTCAAGAAATAGTCAGGCATTTTATGAACACACTCTAA
- the leuS gene encoding leucine--tRNA ligase: MRYDPSLIEKKWQDFWKEKESFYAYELKDKLKYYVLDMFPYPSGAGLHVGHLIGYTATDIIARYKRAKGFSVLHPIGWDSFGLPAEQYAIRTGMHPRLTTQKNIANFKKQLLAMGFSYDERREFATSDPDYYRWTQKLFLFLYEQGLAYMADMAVNYCAELGTVLSNEEVENGFSIEGGYPVERRMLRQWILKITTYADQLLAGLDELDWPENVKQLQKNWIGKSEGVVVYFKLEGEDERVLKVFTTRPDTLAGVSFLVVAPEHPELEHIVTEVQRKEVEEYVQATLKKSERERLGTTKVKSGVFTGAYAQHPVTGKLLPIWIADYVVLEYGSGIVMGVPAHDVRDHDFAQAFSLPIYEVINSDGVCIHSNFDDFCLDGLLGVEARNYVIRYLEERGIGEAKTAYKLRDWLFSRQRYWGEPIPIVHFEDGSCRSLGDDELPLLPPNIDDYRPEGFGQGPLAKAKEWVYIHDSKTGKPGRRETYTMPQWAGSCWYYLRFCDPNNSTAPWSLDKEHYWMPVDLYIGGAEHAVLHLLYARFWHQVFYDAGFVSTSEPFKRLINQGLVLATSYRVPGKGYVSFDEVREENGSWFTLLGEPVQVRQEKMSKSKLNGVDPQILIEEYGADALRMYAMFSGPLDKNKLWSNDGVAGCRRFLNRFYELVSSESVQDIEDDAGLCLAHRLVHRVTGCIENISLNTIPSFFMEFLNDFSKLSIYSKSALTLAVRVLAPIAPHISEELWVFLGHAPGIDRVVWPEADEKYLVSQTITLVIQVNGKLRGRLEITKDTPKDRVLTLSREIVAKYIGSAQIKKEIFLPNKLVNFVL, encoded by the coding sequence ATGCGATATGATCCCAGTTTAATAGAAAAAAAATGGCAGGACTTTTGGAAAGAAAAAGAAAGTTTTTATGCCTATGAATTGAAAGATAAACTCAAATATTATGTTTTGGATATGTTTCCTTATCCCTCTGGAGCAGGGCTACATGTAGGGCATTTAATTGGTTATACTGCTACGGACATTATCGCAAGATATAAAAGAGCTAAGGGTTTTTCTGTGCTCCATCCTATAGGCTGGGATAGCTTTGGGTTGCCCGCGGAGCAATACGCAATTCGGACAGGAATGCATCCTAGACTAACGACACAGAAAAATATTGCAAATTTTAAAAAGCAACTTCTTGCCATGGGGTTTTCTTATGATGAAAGGCGTGAGTTTGCTACGAGTGATCCTGACTACTATCGTTGGACTCAGAAGCTTTTCCTCTTTCTCTATGAACAGGGTCTTGCCTACATGGCAGATATGGCAGTGAACTATTGTGCTGAATTAGGCACTGTATTGTCCAATGAGGAAGTTGAAAATGGGTTTTCTATAGAAGGAGGGTATCCTGTTGAACGCAGAATGCTCCGACAATGGATTTTGAAAATTACTACCTATGCAGACCAGCTTCTCGCGGGTTTAGATGAACTGGACTGGCCTGAAAACGTCAAGCAGCTTCAAAAAAATTGGATAGGGAAGTCAGAAGGCGTTGTCGTATACTTTAAATTAGAAGGCGAAGACGAGAGGGTACTGAAAGTTTTTACTACGCGTCCGGATACTTTAGCAGGAGTGAGTTTTCTTGTTGTTGCTCCTGAGCATCCTGAGTTGGAGCATATAGTGACGGAAGTCCAACGAAAAGAGGTGGAGGAGTATGTTCAAGCAACCCTTAAAAAGAGCGAACGTGAACGTCTAGGAACTACCAAGGTGAAAAGCGGGGTATTTACAGGAGCTTATGCTCAACATCCTGTGACAGGGAAGCTTCTACCTATCTGGATTGCGGATTACGTAGTGTTGGAGTATGGTTCTGGTATTGTTATGGGTGTTCCCGCCCATGATGTTAGAGATCATGATTTTGCACAGGCTTTTTCTTTACCCATATATGAAGTAATAAATTCTGATGGGGTGTGTATTCATAGTAATTTTGATGACTTTTGCTTGGATGGCTTGTTGGGTGTGGAGGCGCGAAATTATGTTATAAGATATTTAGAAGAGCGAGGCATAGGAGAAGCAAAAACGGCGTATAAGTTACGGGATTGGCTTTTTTCTCGTCAGAGATATTGGGGAGAGCCTATACCGATTGTTCATTTCGAAGATGGTAGTTGCCGATCTTTGGGGGATGATGAACTTCCTCTTCTTCCCCCAAATATTGATGACTACAGGCCTGAAGGGTTTGGCCAAGGACCTCTGGCGAAGGCTAAAGAGTGGGTATATATTCATGATAGTAAGACAGGAAAACCTGGCCGGAGGGAGACGTATACAATGCCGCAATGGGCAGGATCCTGTTGGTATTATCTGCGTTTTTGTGATCCCAACAACTCCACAGCGCCTTGGTCTTTAGATAAAGAGCACTATTGGATGCCTGTAGATCTTTATATTGGTGGTGCAGAACACGCAGTCTTACACTTACTTTATGCGCGCTTTTGGCATCAAGTATTTTATGATGCTGGTTTTGTATCTACTTCGGAGCCTTTCAAAAGATTAATAAATCAAGGTCTAGTGTTAGCCACTTCGTATCGTGTGCCGGGTAAAGGGTACGTGAGCTTTGATGAAGTGCGGGAAGAAAATGGGTCGTGGTTTACTCTATTGGGAGAACCTGTCCAGGTACGGCAGGAAAAAATGTCTAAATCCAAGTTAAATGGTGTAGATCCTCAAATCTTGATCGAAGAGTATGGGGCTGATGCCTTGCGTATGTATGCGATGTTTTCGGGACCTCTGGATAAAAATAAGCTATGGTCTAATGACGGCGTGGCAGGATGTCGTCGTTTCCTTAATCGTTTTTATGAATTAGTCTCTTCCGAGAGTGTCCAGGATATAGAAGACGACGCAGGATTATGTCTAGCTCATAGATTAGTACATCGTGTGACAGGATGTATTGAAAATATTTCTTTGAATACGATACCATCGTTCTTTATGGAATTTTTAAATGATTTTTCTAAGCTTTCTATTTATTCTAAGTCTGCCTTAACTCTTGCTGTGCGTGTTCTCGCACCAATTGCTCCTCATATTAGTGAAGAGCTTTGGGTGTTCTTAGGACATGCACCAGGGATTGATAGGGTCGTTTGGCCTGAGGCTGATGAAAAGTATTTGGTTTCTCAAACAATAACCTTGGTGATACAAGTAAATGGTAAACTACGGGGACGTTTGGAAATTACTAAAGATACTCCTAAAGATAGGGTACTGACTTTGTCTAGAGAAATTGTTGCTAAGTACATAGGAAGTGCTCAAATTAAGAAAGAGATTTTTCTCCCCAATAAATTAGTGAACTTTGTTTTATGA